From Candidatus Eisenbacteria bacterium, a single genomic window includes:
- a CDS encoding rhomboid family intramembrane serine protease yields the protein MRQTSGSMLCPSCRKLISVSEPKCPFCGTPNPSLFGYAPGIQRLVTQHLDFTRIITITCVGLYVAALVLQPEAIAEGFQRLPFGLLAPGSRALVQLGMTSGEIMRAGWWWTLLTAIYLHGGLLHIFFNLMWVRDLGPAVGNVFGPARAFLIFSFAGAIGFVVSNLASGNPTVGASGSIFGLLAALIVYSRRTGSPMSTQLWQWAGLMFVMGFLMSSVNNWAHAGGFAGGWIMATVMPASHEKRESLWIQIAALALLAITLLGFVMSFINVTRMLLGS from the coding sequence ATGCGCCAAACCTCCGGCTCCATGCTGTGCCCGTCGTGCCGCAAGCTCATCTCGGTGAGCGAGCCCAAGTGCCCCTTCTGCGGCACTCCGAACCCCAGCCTGTTCGGCTATGCGCCTGGGATCCAGCGCCTGGTGACGCAGCACCTCGACTTCACCCGCATCATCACGATCACGTGCGTCGGGCTCTACGTCGCGGCGCTGGTGCTGCAACCGGAGGCGATCGCCGAAGGCTTTCAACGCCTGCCGTTCGGCCTGCTGGCGCCCGGTTCACGTGCGCTGGTGCAGCTCGGTATGACGAGCGGCGAGATCATGCGGGCCGGCTGGTGGTGGACGCTGCTCACTGCGATCTACCTGCACGGCGGGCTGCTGCACATCTTCTTCAACCTGATGTGGGTGCGGGATCTCGGCCCGGCGGTCGGCAACGTCTTCGGGCCGGCGCGTGCGTTCCTGATTTTCTCGTTCGCGGGCGCAATCGGCTTCGTGGTCTCGAACCTGGCCTCGGGCAATCCCACCGTGGGTGCATCGGGCAGCATCTTCGGGTTGCTCGCGGCGCTGATCGTCTACAGCCGCCGCACCGGGTCCCCGATGTCGACGCAGCTGTGGCAATGGGCGGGGCTGATGTTCGTGATGGGCTTTCTCATGTCGAGCGTGAACAACTGGGCGCACGCCGGCGGCTTTGCCGGAGGCTGGATCATGGCCACGGTGATGCCGGCCTCGCACGAGAAGCGCGAGTCGCTGTGGATCCAGATCGCAGCGCTCGCGCTGCTCGCCATCACGCTGCTCGGATTCGTGATGTCGTTCATCAACGTCACCCGGATGCTGCTTGGGAGCTGA
- a CDS encoding GntR family transcriptional regulator, which produces MAILIARSPLRRQVRDRLVSSFTRGIPAPGSGINEAELAAELGVSRTPLREALHALEREGLVGSQPGRGFFVRPLSRREAQELYPIIWTLESLALRSAALRPASDFDALDALNAELRAADADADQALVLDARWHRGLVEPCDNRRLLETLESLKLQAFRYEYAFMKDAGRVFQSVEQHEAITASLRSGHLAAALEMLERNWRISLDFLSPWLEQAGHE; this is translated from the coding sequence ATGGCCATCCTGATCGCTCGTTCGCCGCTGCGCCGGCAGGTCCGTGATCGGCTGGTCTCGAGCTTCACTCGTGGCATTCCGGCCCCCGGTAGCGGAATCAACGAGGCCGAGCTGGCCGCCGAACTGGGGGTGAGCCGCACTCCGCTTCGCGAGGCGCTACACGCGCTGGAGCGCGAGGGTCTGGTTGGCAGCCAGCCGGGCCGCGGGTTCTTCGTGCGCCCCTTGAGCCGGCGCGAGGCGCAGGAGCTGTACCCGATCATCTGGACGCTCGAGTCGCTCGCACTACGCAGCGCCGCGTTGCGCCCGGCCAGCGACTTCGATGCGCTCGATGCCCTCAATGCCGAGCTGCGCGCCGCGGATGCCGATGCCGACCAGGCGCTGGTGCTCGATGCGCGCTGGCACCGCGGGCTCGTGGAGCCGTGCGACAACCGTCGGCTGCTCGAAACCCTCGAGAGCCTCAAGCTTCAGGCGTTCCGCTACGAGTACGCGTTCATGAAAGACGCCGGCCGCGTGTTCCAGTCGGTCGAGCAGCACGAGGCGATCACGGCCTCGCTGCGTTCGGGCCATCTCGCGGCGGCGCTCGAAATGCTCGAGCGCAACTGGCGCATCAGCCTCGACTTTCTTTCGCCATGGCTCGAGCAGGCGGGGCACGAGTGA
- a CDS encoding M20/M25/M40 family metallo-hydrolase, with product MARAGGARVSVAVELLASLIRVPSVNPSIAPDEAGDERAIAAFACEWLASHGVRAWQEEAAPGRSNAVAEVRGGEGPTLVLCGHIDTVGTPGMPAPFEPRIETGRMYGRGAYDMKGGVAACMATAAALAGEQFGGTLMLALVADEEHASLGSQAYVARHRADACILTEPSEGDLMFAHKGFVWLDVVVRGRAAHGSRWDLGDSANARMGHVLAALDRFDAEVLRGRRDPVLGPASMHPALLKGGVGLSTYAPECCLQIERRTLPGETPDQVRDELAAVVHASAPDAEVAITLVRPAMHCDESQPIRRMVRDAITQVTGTAPREIGVGFWTDAALFAAAGIPTVDYGPTGAGAHEPEEWVEIASVERTAQVLLQAARDFFARRR from the coding sequence ATGGCTCGAGCAGGCGGGGCACGAGTGAGTGTCGCGGTCGAGCTGCTCGCGTCGCTGATCCGCGTGCCGTCGGTCAACCCCTCGATCGCTCCCGACGAAGCCGGCGATGAGCGCGCAATCGCCGCGTTCGCCTGCGAATGGCTCGCGTCGCACGGTGTCCGCGCATGGCAGGAAGAAGCCGCGCCCGGGCGCTCCAACGCAGTCGCCGAGGTGCGCGGGGGAGAGGGACCGACGCTGGTGCTGTGCGGTCACATCGACACGGTCGGGACACCTGGCATGCCGGCGCCGTTCGAGCCGCGCATCGAGACTGGCCGCATGTACGGCCGTGGCGCCTACGACATGAAGGGCGGCGTGGCCGCGTGCATGGCAACCGCCGCGGCGCTGGCGGGGGAGCAGTTCGGTGGAACGCTGATGCTGGCGCTGGTCGCCGACGAAGAACACGCGAGCCTCGGCTCGCAGGCCTACGTCGCTCGGCATCGCGCGGACGCCTGCATCCTCACCGAGCCGAGCGAGGGCGACCTGATGTTCGCGCACAAGGGTTTCGTGTGGCTCGACGTGGTGGTGCGAGGTCGCGCCGCGCACGGCAGCCGCTGGGACCTGGGCGACAGCGCCAACGCCCGCATGGGTCACGTGCTCGCGGCCCTCGATCGCTTCGACGCCGAAGTGCTGCGCGGTCGTCGCGACCCGGTGCTCGGCCCGGCCTCCATGCACCCGGCGCTGCTCAAGGGCGGCGTAGGACTCTCGACCTATGCCCCCGAGTGTTGCCTGCAGATCGAGCGTCGCACACTGCCGGGCGAGACGCCGGACCAGGTGCGCGACGAACTCGCGGCGGTGGTGCACGCGAGCGCACCCGACGCCGAGGTGGCGATCACGCTGGTGCGACCCGCCATGCATTGCGACGAGTCGCAGCCGATCCGCCGCATGGTGCGCGACGCGATCACCCAGGTCACCGGCACCGCGCCTCGCGAGATCGGGGTGGGGTTCTGGACCGACGCCGCATTGTTCGCGGCCGCAGGCATCCCGACCGTTGACTATGGCCCGACTGGCGCCGGCGCCCACGAGCCCGAAGAGTGGGTCGAGATTGCCTCGGTCGAACGCACCGCGCAGGTGCTGCTGCAGGCGGCGCGTGACTTCTTCGCGCGCCGACGCTAG